A region from the Lolium perenne isolate Kyuss_39 chromosome 4, Kyuss_2.0, whole genome shotgun sequence genome encodes:
- the LOC139839158 gene encoding uncharacterized protein, which yields MKGLIYNIRGFGASGCRTQILDYLRSEKVDFVGLQETIRHDFSASKLRRLEVGGQFNWNWLPAIGHSGGLLLGFRDEVFEVGVWRKGTFYLSAHLLQRRTKHKWWFMLVYGPADHQRTGEFLSELVREVSSYQDPVVLGGDFNLIRRAGDKNNANVNWPRVHRFNDAIANLSLREVARVGARYTWTNKQLSPVRCVLDRVFVSPAWEAWFPLCSLTAITRIGSDHTPLLLKSGADERCGPSRFIFQTWWFGVPGFLDLVKGKLGSFLSDFGPHRGSIDLWMCVARLTRQFLKGWGMNLGKEKRDRKAGLLAQVEALDAVPDSSGLDEEGWAFRYHLEDQVVLLDSLEEEYCANIVVCSGSLKGTLARLTSMRLPMGGDGSVGFLV from the coding sequence ATGAAAGGTCTCATCTATAACATTCGCGGCTTTGGGGCTAGCGGTTGCCGGACCCAAATTTTAGATTATCTGCGGTCTGAAAAGGTGGATTTCGTTGGCCTTCAAGAGACTATTAGACATGATTTCTCGGCTTCTAAGCTCAGGAGGCTAGAAGTCGGCGGCCAATTCAACTGGAACTGGCTGCCAGCGATAGGACACTCGGGAGGCCTATTGCTGGGTTTCCGCGATGAGGTGTTTGAGGTTGGGGTATGGAGGAAGGGAACTTTCTACCTTAGCGCCCATCTTCTTCAGAGAAGAACCAAACATAAATGGTGGTTTATGTTGGTCTATGGACCTGCGGATCACCAGCGTACCGGGGAGTTCCTGAGCGAGCTGGTTAGGGAAGTCAGCTCCTATCAGGACCCGGTGGTGTTGGGCGGTGACTTCAATCTTATCCGACGGGCCGGGGATAAGAATAATGCCAATGTTAATTGGCCACGGGTTCATAGGTTCAATGACGCGATTGCCAACTTGTCACTTAGGGAGGTGGCGAGGGTCGGGGCGCGTTATACATGGACTAACAAACAGTTGTCTCCGGTGAGATGTGTGTTGGACAGAGTTTTTGTGTCCCCTGCCTGGGAGGCCTGGTTCCCGCTCTGCTCCCTAACCGCGATCACTCGGATTGGCTCGGACCACACTCCGCTACTCCTTAAGAGTGGAGCGGATGAGCGTTGTGGACCCTCCAGGTTCATCTTTCAAACCTGGTGGTTCGGGGTGCCGGGGTTTTTGGACCTAGTTAAGGGGAAACTAGGCTCCTTCTTGTCAGACTTTGGGCCTCATAGGGGTTCGATTGACCTCTGGATGTGTGTGGCCAGGTTGACGCGCCAGTTTCTCAAGGGCTGGGGGATGAATCTTGGGAAGGAAAAGAGGGACCGCAAAGCTGGGCTGCTGGCTCAAGTAGAGGCGCTTGATGCGGTGCCGGATTCGTCAGGGTTAGACGAGGAAGGATGGGCCTTCCGCTACCACCTGGAAGATCAGGTGGTTTTGCTAGACTCTTTAGAGGAAGAGTATTGCGCTAACATAGTCGTGTGCAGTGGCTCCTTAAAGGGGACGCTTGCACGGCTTACTTCCATGCGATTGCCAATGGGCGGCGACGGAAGTGTGGGATTCCTCGTCTGA